Proteins encoded in a region of the Syntrophorhabdaceae bacterium genome:
- a CDS encoding molybdopterin molybdotransferase MoeA, whose product MDFLKSVTSKKALEMILSLPYIPKTDIAGVEDALNRVLAEDVISPEDIPPFSRSLVDGFAVIAKDTHGAKETNPRFVYLKGEIKIGENADLAIEDGECVRVSTGSMLPEGADSVVMQEYTRNLLDVIEITKVVHYGENICFRGDDFKKGDRILGAGKRLNYFDLGILSSIGKSNVLVFRKPTIGIVSTGDEIVAIDGVPGSGQIRDINRYTLGGLFRKEGFQVIHAGIARDDVKEISEKIVLLKDKVDIILISGGSSKGEKDYIIDSIETLGGNVLFHGINIKPGKPTIFASLWGKPLFGLPGHPGSCIMVAIRFVLPLLKNMEGEKDQTLKASISGVLTMNIPSNIGVEECVDVVIEKKDEGIFITPVFAKSSVISAFTKSSGFVVIPDEKEGYEKGEEVEVYFF is encoded by the coding sequence ATGGATTTTTTAAAGTCTGTCACCTCAAAAAAGGCCCTTGAGATGATACTTAGTCTTCCGTATATACCCAAAACAGATATTGCAGGCGTAGAAGATGCTTTAAACAGGGTTCTTGCCGAAGATGTGATTTCTCCAGAGGATATCCCGCCTTTTTCCCGCTCCCTTGTAGATGGGTTTGCTGTTATTGCAAAAGACACCCATGGAGCAAAAGAGACAAATCCTCGTTTTGTTTATTTAAAAGGAGAGATCAAGATAGGTGAAAACGCAGATCTTGCCATAGAAGATGGAGAATGTGTTAGGGTATCAACAGGATCTATGTTGCCAGAAGGTGCTGACAGTGTGGTGATGCAGGAGTATACGAGAAATTTGTTGGATGTCATAGAGATTACTAAGGTTGTCCATTACGGAGAGAATATCTGTTTTAGAGGAGATGATTTTAAAAAAGGTGATAGAATACTCGGTGCCGGCAAAAGATTGAATTATTTTGATTTGGGTATACTTTCATCTATAGGTAAATCAAATGTTTTAGTTTTTAGAAAACCTACAATAGGTATTGTTTCAACTGGTGACGAGATTGTAGCTATAGATGGGGTTCCAGGGTCAGGACAGATAAGAGACATTAACAGATATACCCTTGGCGGACTTTTTAGAAAAGAGGGTTTTCAGGTCATCCATGCGGGTATTGCAAGAGATGATGTGAAAGAGATATCTGAAAAGATTGTTCTATTGAAAGACAAAGTTGATATAATCCTTATTTCAGGAGGTAGCTCAAAAGGAGAAAAGGATTATATTATCGACTCTATAGAAACGCTGGGAGGCAATGTCCTATTTCACGGAATAAATATAAAACCCGGTAAGCCCACAATATTTGCGAGTCTATGGGGCAAGCCCTTATTTGGTCTACCAGGGCATCCAGGCTCATGTATTATGGTGGCCATTAGATTTGTCCTCCCCCTTTTAAAGAATATGGAAGGTGAAAAGGATCAAACTCTCAAGGCTTCCATCTCAGGTGTATTAACCATGAATATCCCTTCCAATATTGGCGTTGAAGAGTGCGTGGATGTGGTCATTGAAAAGAAAGATGAAGGTATTTTTATAACACCTGTTTTTGCAAAATCTTCGGTAATTTCAGCATTTACTAAATCCTCAGGTTTTGTGGTTATACCCGATGAAAAGGAAGGTTATGAAAAAGGCGAAGAGGTGGAGGTATATTTCTTTTAA
- a CDS encoding molybdopterin biosynthesis protein has product MKRYLETTSREDAVKRILNHVQIIEDEEEVYAYDSVGRVTSRPIFACQSSPPFMCSAMDGYALSYEKTLEADIGRPVVISKKDAFYVNTGDPLPSGTDAVVMIEDVEESDDSIIIRRAVHLWQNVRMIGEDTIETDMLVPQNHIITPYDMGMMISAGIDRVFVRRRPRMLIIPTGKELIDIFEDAQEFEKRPSLIDFNSYTLQRLGVELGFHVERLKVVFDKGKLKDIIDDAVERFDVIAINAGTSSGTEDFTMEILKEMGQVLFHGVSMMPGKPTLFGIIKKKPIFGIPGYPVSAVFSFKMFLVPLYERLSGIKVFDETIKVKIPFKIPSKIGMEEIIRVSIIEKDNIDYALALPRGASVFSSLAKADGFIKVPENVEGFDEDETIECTLMRSKGYIKNRLNLIGSHDLILDVIRDLIKKRYSSIDFMAIHTGSLSGIMAFKKGIIDLSATHILDEKEQIYNIPIIKRYLPGVPCILINLVKRIQGILLKKDNPKKIYTIEDLTRKDIKFINRQFGSGTRILFDMLLKQKGIKRSEINGYDQEESSHTAVGIMVKESIADAGIAVYSAARIFSLDFIPIAEEDYDLLVSEDLYYSEKFHIIMEIINSDEFKRRVQELGGYDTRETGIIKYRQ; this is encoded by the coding sequence ATGAAACGTTATTTAGAAACCACAAGCAGAGAGGATGCTGTAAAGAGGATCCTTAATCATGTCCAAATCATAGAAGATGAAGAAGAGGTCTACGCATATGACTCAGTAGGAAGGGTTACATCAAGGCCTATTTTTGCCTGTCAATCCTCACCTCCTTTTATGTGTTCTGCCATGGATGGCTATGCACTATCTTATGAAAAGACCCTTGAGGCAGATATAGGAAGACCTGTTGTTATATCAAAAAAAGATGCCTTTTATGTAAATACAGGTGATCCTTTACCTTCAGGAACAGATGCTGTAGTTATGATAGAGGATGTGGAGGAATCAGACGATTCGATAATTATAAGACGCGCTGTGCATCTATGGCAGAATGTAAGGATGATAGGAGAGGACACTATAGAAACAGATATGCTTGTTCCACAAAACCATATTATAACCCCTTATGATATGGGTATGATGATCTCAGCGGGTATTGATAGGGTTTTTGTGAGGAGAAGACCCAGGATGCTAATAATCCCCACAGGTAAAGAGTTGATAGATATATTTGAAGATGCCCAAGAATTTGAAAAAAGACCATCACTTATAGATTTCAATTCCTATACATTACAGAGACTTGGGGTAGAGCTGGGATTTCATGTGGAAAGATTAAAGGTTGTTTTTGATAAAGGTAAGTTAAAGGACATAATTGATGACGCAGTTGAAAGGTTTGATGTAATAGCCATAAATGCCGGAACAAGCTCAGGGACAGAAGATTTTACTATGGAGATATTAAAGGAGATGGGTCAGGTTTTATTCCATGGTGTTTCTATGATGCCGGGGAAACCTACTCTTTTTGGTATAATCAAGAAGAAACCTATATTTGGAATTCCCGGGTATCCTGTATCGGCGGTTTTTAGCTTTAAGATGTTTTTAGTCCCTTTGTATGAAAGGCTTTCAGGCATTAAGGTCTTTGATGAAACCATAAAGGTGAAGATACCGTTTAAGATACCATCAAAGATAGGCATGGAAGAGATAATAAGAGTAAGTATCATAGAAAAAGACAATATTGACTATGCCTTGGCATTACCGAGGGGTGCAAGTGTTTTTTCATCCCTGGCAAAAGCAGATGGTTTTATAAAGGTCCCAGAAAATGTAGAGGGTTTTGACGAAGACGAAACCATAGAATGCACATTGATGAGAAGCAAGGGCTACATTAAAAACAGGCTAAACCTTATAGGAAGCCATGATTTGATACTGGATGTCATAAGAGACTTGATAAAGAAAAGATATAGTAGTATCGATTTTATGGCAATCCACACCGGTAGTCTAAGTGGAATTATGGCATTCAAAAAAGGCATTATTGACCTCTCTGCAACCCACATACTTGACGAAAAAGAGCAGATTTATAACATACCTATAATTAAAAGATATCTTCCTGGTGTCCCGTGTATCCTCATCAATCTTGTAAAGAGGATCCAGGGGATATTGTTAAAAAAAGACAATCCTAAAAAGATATACACCATAGAGGATCTAACACGAAAAGACATCAAATTCATCAATAGGCAGTTTGGCTCAGGGACAAGGATATTATTTGATATGTTGCTTAAACAAAAAGGCATAAAAAGATCAGAAATAAACGGATACGACCAGGAAGAGTCATCCCATACAGCAGTAGGCATCATGGTAAAGGAGTCTATTGCCGATGCCGGTATAGCAGTCTATAGTGCTGCCAGGATATTTTCCCTTGACTTTATCCCCATAGCAGAAGAGGACTATGACCTTTTAGTTTCAGAAGACCTTTATTATTCTGAAAAATTCCATATTATAATGGAAATCATAAATTCAGATGAATTCAAAAGACGCGTTCAAGAATTAGGGGGATACGACACAAGAGAAACAGGCATTATTAAATACAGGCAATAA
- the moaA gene encoding GTP 3',8-cyclase MoaA, translating into MLIDNFNRVINYLRISITDRCNLRCRYCVNENLKFNTHDEILRYEEIIRLVRLGAELGFKKVRLTGGEPLIRKGIEYLLNEISHTKGIEDLALTTNGVFLGEKINELKNAGLKRVNISLDSLKRERYEYITGVDAIDKVFYGIEMAIQEDLHPIKINTVIIKGFNDDEIIDFASLAERWSIHIRFIEFMPFGDPELWGPSKIVSSKEVEDIIRTVYELEPTINRHKGPAKMFKLKGGKGEIGFISPISTHICSECNRIRLTSDGNIMPCLFSDIKYDVKKLLRTNASDDEIKAFIKNAVKEKPNRKYEIGQIKKCQRSLINIGG; encoded by the coding sequence ATGTTAATAGATAACTTCAATAGGGTAATCAATTACTTACGCATCTCCATAACAGACAGATGCAACCTGCGATGCAGATACTGTGTCAACGAGAACCTGAAATTCAACACCCACGATGAGATACTCAGATATGAGGAGATTATAAGGCTTGTCAGATTGGGTGCAGAACTGGGCTTTAAAAAGGTAAGGCTTACAGGTGGTGAACCACTCATCAGAAAAGGGATAGAATATCTTTTAAACGAGATAAGCCATACAAAGGGTATAGAAGACCTTGCATTGACAACCAACGGCGTTTTTCTCGGTGAAAAGATTAACGAACTAAAAAATGCAGGCCTTAAAAGGGTAAACATAAGCCTCGATTCATTAAAGAGAGAAAGATATGAATATATTACCGGTGTAGATGCCATAGATAAGGTCTTTTATGGTATAGAGATGGCAATCCAGGAAGATCTTCACCCTATCAAAATAAATACTGTAATAATAAAAGGTTTTAATGATGATGAGATAATAGATTTTGCTTCACTGGCTGAGAGATGGTCTATTCATATAAGGTTCATAGAATTTATGCCCTTTGGCGACCCTGAACTATGGGGACCTTCAAAGATAGTGAGTTCAAAAGAGGTGGAAGACATAATAAGAACCGTATACGAACTTGAGCCTACTATCAATAGACACAAAGGCCCTGCAAAGATGTTTAAGTTAAAAGGAGGTAAGGGCGAGATAGGATTTATTAGCCCTATTTCTACCCATATATGTTCTGAATGCAATAGAATAAGGCTTACCTCAGATGGAAACATCATGCCGTGTCTTTTTTCAGATATTAAATACGATGTAAAAAAACTATTGAGAACAAACGCCTCTGATGACGAGATAAAGGCCTTTATAAAAAATGCTGTTAAGGAAAAACCCAATAGAAAATATGAAATAGGACAGATCAAAAAATGTCAAAGAAGCCTTATAAATATAGGGGGCTGA
- a CDS encoding cation transporter, with translation MTKASIKIGGMSCQHCVAAVGKALTSIKGVQKVDISIGSAYIEYDEKKASIEDFKAAIEKEGYKVLK, from the coding sequence TTGACTAAGGCATCAATAAAGATAGGCGGCATGTCCTGTCAACACTGTGTAGCAGCTGTTGGAAAGGCCCTAACGAGTATAAAAGGGGTTCAAAAGGTTGATATTTCCATAGGAAGTGCATACATTGAATATGACGAAAAAAAGGCAAGTATCGAAGATTTTAAGGCTGCCATAGAAAAAGAAGGATACAAGGTCTTAAAATAG
- the carB gene encoding carbamoyl-phosphate synthase large subunit, whose protein sequence is MLNKKIQGIEKVLIIGSGPIIIGQACEFDYSGTQACKALRSAGYKVILVNSNPATIMTDPGMADVTYIEPLNVEVLEKIIEKERPNGLLPNLGGQTGLNLAAELSRKGILEKYNVKIIGVQADAIERGEDRIEFKKTMEKLGIPMPKSSPAYSVDEALKIAEELGYPVVVRPAYTLGGTGGGITYNQEELRTIASRGISASLIGQILIEEAVIGWEELELEVVRDADNKMITVCFIENIDPMGVHTGDSFCSAPMLTISEELQKKLQEYSYRIVEAIQVIGGTNIQFAHNPVDGRVVVIEINPRTSRSSALASKATGFPIAFISAKLAGGYTLKDIPYYREGTLDKYTPSGDYIVIKFARWAFEKFREAEDRLGTQMKAVGEVMSIGKTYKEAFQKSIRSLEIKRYGLGFANNFNSLPLDELLSLLREPSSERQFIMYEALRKGATIEQLYERTKIKPWFIEQMKELVKLEEEILKYKGTLPPDELLIKAKEDGFSDRYLAQILGIKEETVRNKRISLGKFQAWCKVPVSGANAAYYYSTYNAPDEVEVSDRPKVMILGGGPNRIGQGIEFDYTCVHAAFALRDEGYESIMVNCNPETVSTDYDTSDKLYFEPLTVEDVLSIYNKEKPIGVIVQFGGQTPLNIANELAEAGVKILGTSPESIDLAEDRKRFKYVIEKLGIPQPESGTATTLEEALEVARRIGYPLMVRPSYVLGGRGMEIVYDEDMLISYVKAAVDITPGRPILIDKFLENAIEVEADAIADGEDAFVPSIMEHIELAGVHSGDSACAIPPKSISKEHIDTINEYTKRIAIELKVIGLMNIQYAIADNKVYILEANPRASRTVPLVSKVTGVQMARIATQLMLGKRLKDLGLKHKTYHHVGVKEAVFPFNMFPEVDPTLGPEMKSTGEVLGIAESFGLAYFKSQDAAGQRLPTKGNVLITINARDREAILDVAKYLKEAGFNIFATNGTHRFLSEYGIPSIPIKKVHEGRPNIVDAIHNKEIHLIINTPAGKSSKYDDSYIRKAAIKYKIPYITTAAAAKAAAEGIKAYLENNGVIHVKSLQGYHSEII, encoded by the coding sequence ATGTTAAACAAAAAGATACAAGGTATAGAAAAGGTTCTAATTATAGGGTCAGGTCCTATCATTATAGGTCAGGCATGTGAATTCGATTACTCTGGAACACAGGCCTGCAAGGCTTTAAGGTCTGCAGGGTATAAGGTCATACTTGTAAATTCAAACCCTGCTACTATTATGACAGATCCAGGCATGGCAGATGTAACATATATAGAGCCTTTAAACGTTGAAGTCCTTGAAAAGATCATTGAAAAGGAAAGACCGAACGGGTTGCTCCCTAACCTGGGAGGCCAGACAGGATTAAACCTTGCAGCAGAATTATCCAGGAAAGGGATACTGGAGAAATATAATGTAAAGATAATAGGTGTTCAGGCAGATGCCATAGAAAGGGGTGAGGACAGGATAGAGTTTAAAAAGACCATGGAAAAACTCGGCATTCCCATGCCTAAGAGTTCACCAGCCTATTCTGTGGATGAGGCATTAAAAATAGCAGAAGAATTGGGTTATCCTGTAGTAGTTCGACCTGCCTATACCCTGGGAGGCACAGGAGGGGGTATAACATACAATCAAGAGGAGCTAAGGACAATAGCCAGCAGAGGCATATCTGCAAGCCTTATAGGTCAAATTCTTATAGAGGAGGCAGTTATAGGATGGGAGGAACTGGAACTTGAGGTAGTAAGAGATGCAGACAATAAGATGATAACCGTCTGTTTCATAGAGAACATAGACCCTATGGGCGTCCATACAGGCGATTCCTTTTGCTCTGCGCCCATGCTCACCATCTCAGAAGAATTACAGAAAAAACTACAGGAATATTCATACAGGATTGTGGAGGCTATACAGGTAATAGGTGGGACAAATATACAATTTGCCCATAATCCTGTGGATGGAAGGGTAGTTGTCATTGAGATAAACCCCAGGACATCCAGGTCCTCTGCCCTTGCATCCAAAGCAACAGGCTTTCCCATTGCATTTATATCGGCAAAGCTTGCAGGTGGTTATACACTAAAAGACATACCGTATTACCGCGAAGGGACACTCGATAAATATACACCTTCAGGAGATTATATAGTTATAAAATTTGCCCGCTGGGCATTTGAGAAGTTCAGAGAGGCAGAGGATAGGCTCGGGACACAGATGAAGGCTGTGGGTGAGGTTATGAGTATCGGAAAGACCTATAAAGAGGCCTTCCAGAAATCCATCAGATCCTTAGAAATAAAGAGATACGGCCTTGGATTTGCCAATAATTTTAATTCATTGCCCCTTGATGAGCTTCTATCTCTATTGAGAGAGCCCTCATCAGAGAGACAGTTCATTATGTATGAAGCACTACGCAAAGGCGCAACCATTGAGCAACTCTATGAAAGGACAAAGATAAAACCGTGGTTCATAGAGCAGATGAAGGAACTCGTTAAATTAGAGGAGGAGATATTAAAATATAAGGGCACCCTACCCCCTGACGAACTTTTAATCAAGGCAAAAGAAGATGGTTTTTCAGATAGATATCTTGCACAGATATTAGGCATAAAAGAAGAAACGGTGAGAAATAAAAGGATAAGCCTCGGCAAGTTTCAAGCATGGTGTAAGGTTCCTGTAAGCGGTGCCAATGCAGCATATTACTATTCCACGTATAATGCTCCTGATGAGGTAGAGGTAAGCGATAGGCCCAAGGTAATGATATTAGGCGGTGGCCCCAATAGGATTGGTCAGGGTATAGAGTTCGATTATACATGCGTCCATGCAGCCTTTGCCCTCCGTGACGAAGGGTATGAATCCATAATGGTGAATTGCAATCCCGAGACAGTTTCCACAGATTATGACACCTCTGATAAGCTCTATTTTGAACCATTGACAGTGGAAGATGTCTTGAGCATATACAATAAAGAAAAGCCCATAGGTGTCATCGTCCAGTTCGGTGGGCAGACACCCCTCAATATTGCCAATGAACTGGCAGAGGCAGGTGTAAAGATATTGGGAACATCACCGGAGAGTATAGACCTTGCAGAGGATAGAAAGAGGTTCAAATATGTTATAGAAAAACTCGGAATACCCCAGCCTGAAAGCGGGACAGCCACCACCCTCGAAGAGGCCCTTGAAGTGGCAAGACGCATAGGCTATCCACTTATGGTGAGGCCTTCCTATGTCTTAGGAGGTAGAGGCATGGAGATTGTATATGATGAAGATATGCTTATATCATACGTAAAGGCAGCAGTGGATATCACACCGGGAAGACCTATACTTATCGATAAATTCCTTGAAAATGCCATAGAGGTAGAGGCAGATGCCATAGCAGATGGAGAGGATGCCTTTGTGCCCTCTATTATGGAACATATAGAATTGGCAGGTGTCCATTCAGGTGATAGTGCGTGTGCCATACCTCCCAAATCGATTTCAAAAGAACATATAGACACAATAAACGAATATACAAAGAGGATAGCCATAGAATTAAAGGTCATAGGCCTTATGAATATCCAATATGCCATAGCTGATAACAAGGTCTATATCCTTGAGGCAAACCCCAGGGCAAGTAGAACCGTTCCCCTTGTCTCAAAAGTAACAGGCGTCCAGATGGCACGCATTGCCACCCAACTCATGCTGGGGAAAAGACTCAAAGATTTAGGTCTAAAACACAAGACCTATCATCATGTAGGTGTAAAAGAGGCTGTATTTCCCTTTAATATGTTCCCAGAGGTTGACCCTACATTAGGGCCTGAGATGAAGTCCACCGGTGAGGTTCTGGGTATTGCAGAATCATTTGGTCTCGCATATTTTAAATCCCAGGATGCTGCAGGTCAGAGGCTACCTACGAAAGGAAATGTATTGATCACCATAAATGCCCGTGACAGGGAAGCCATACTGGATGTGGCGAAATATCTAAAGGAAGCAGGTTTTAATATCTTTGCCACCAATGGAACGCACAGGTTTCTTTCTGAGTATGGTATTCCATCAATACCCATCAAAAAGGTCCACGAAGGAAGACCTAATATTGTAGATGCCATTCACAACAAGGAGATACATCTCATTATCAACACCCCTGCAGGTAAAAGCAGTAAATATGATGACTCATATATACGCAAGGCAGCCATTAAATACAAAATTCCTTATATCACCACGGCGGCGGCGGCAAAGGCAGCAGCAGAAGGTATCAAAGCATATCTGGAGAATAATGGGGTGATACATGTAAAATCTCTCCAGGGATATCACAGCGAGATAATATAA
- a CDS encoding chorismate synthase has product MNTFGRLFRINILGESHGDCVGVLIDGCPPGISVPLEIFTVDLERRKSGTPGTTKRKEEDLPTIKSGVFKEKTTGAPILILFENKDIDSSVYERIKDTPRPGHADFVAFKKYGGFNDYRGGGIFSGRLTVGLVAAGVIAKKIIFPAKIEAKLIEVGGLKNIDEAITLALENRDSVGGIVECRAQGLPIGLGEPFFDSVESLISHIVFSIPGIKGIEFGAGFACTNMTGSEFNDVIIDREGHTRTNNAGGINGGITNGNELVFRVAVKPPSSTQKVLETIHIKTNEKVDLEVGGRHDVCIALRIPPILEAVTAIVLADLMLIAQALIPFKQQSQKT; this is encoded by the coding sequence ATGAACACGTTCGGCAGATTATTCAGGATAAACATACTGGGTGAATCCCATGGTGATTGTGTTGGGGTCCTCATCGACGGATGTCCACCGGGCATATCTGTCCCATTGGAGATCTTTACCGTAGACCTGGAGAGGAGAAAAAGCGGAACACCAGGGACAACAAAAAGGAAGGAGGAGGACTTACCCACAATAAAAAGCGGTGTCTTCAAAGAAAAAACTACAGGGGCACCCATATTGATACTTTTTGAAAATAAAGACATAGATTCTTCTGTATATGAAAGGATCAAAGATACCCCGAGACCTGGTCATGCAGATTTTGTGGCCTTTAAAAAATATGGAGGATTTAACGACTACCGTGGAGGGGGTATATTCTCCGGAAGACTGACAGTAGGATTGGTGGCTGCAGGGGTAATCGCAAAGAAAATAATCTTCCCTGCCAAGATTGAAGCAAAATTGATAGAGGTTGGTGGTTTAAAAAATATCGACGAGGCAATTACTCTGGCATTAGAAAATAGGGACTCTGTGGGAGGTATAGTAGAATGCAGGGCACAAGGGTTACCTATAGGGCTGGGTGAGCCATTTTTTGATTCTGTAGAATCCCTGATAAGCCATATAGTCTTTTCCATACCGGGTATAAAAGGCATAGAATTCGGAGCAGGTTTTGCTTGCACCAATATGACAGGAAGCGAATTCAACGATGTCATCATCGATAGAGAAGGCCATACCAGGACAAATAACGCAGGTGGTATCAATGGAGGCATAACAAACGGAAATGAACTTGTCTTCAGGGTTGCAGTGAAACCTCCTTCAAGCACCCAAAAGGTGCTGGAAACCATTCATATAAAAACCAATGAAAAGGTAGACCTCGAAGTAGGTGGAAGGCACGATGTCTGTATTGCCCTCAGAATACCTCCTATACTTGAAGCAGTTACTGCCATTGTCCTGGCAGACCTCATGCTTATAGCACAGGCATTGATACCTTTTAAACAGCAATCTCAAAAAACTTGA
- the aroA gene encoding 3-phosphoshikimate 1-carboxyvinyltransferase yields MKSIRPSEINGGVYAPPSKSMTIRAIAAALLSEGTTEIINPSFCDDSQRAMGIAESLGAKIKIDREGSRIVVEGNPGLKGPILDKKLECGESGLCMRMFAPIVCLSQKEFTLTGQGSLLKRPMKILEDLTLLGASCKTEKGFPPIIVKGPIRGGKITTDASVSSQFLTGLLIALPLCLYDSIIDVIDLKSMPYVRMTLSLLNAFGISITHNKAMNRFTVRGNQRYRPCIYRVEGDWSGAAFILVAGAIGGSVFVKGLDLDSPQADKAILEVLKNSGARVTIDNDSVIVERDRLCAFQFDATHCPDLFPPLVALASACEGKSIIYGSMRLRHKESNRSKALASEFAKLGIKVEQFSDRIEVTGGKVKGGSINPHNDHRIAMACAVAGIKGMDETKIEDCDCVSKSYPDFFSHLEMLKEGI; encoded by the coding sequence ATGAAGTCCATACGACCCTCAGAAATTAACGGGGGGGTTTATGCACCTCCGTCGAAAAGCATGACCATAAGGGCAATAGCTGCAGCACTCCTCTCAGAAGGGACAACGGAAATTATAAACCCCTCCTTTTGTGATGATTCCCAGAGGGCAATGGGGATTGCCGAATCTTTAGGGGCAAAGATTAAAATAGATAGGGAGGGCAGCAGGATAGTTGTAGAGGGCAATCCAGGATTAAAAGGACCTATATTAGACAAAAAACTGGAGTGTGGGGAATCAGGGCTATGTATGAGAATGTTTGCACCCATTGTCTGCTTGTCTCAAAAGGAATTCACCCTTACAGGTCAAGGCTCACTTCTTAAAAGACCTATGAAAATATTAGAGGACCTTACACTTTTAGGTGCATCATGCAAGACAGAGAAAGGCTTTCCCCCTATAATAGTAAAAGGCCCTATAAGAGGGGGTAAAATTACAACAGATGCATCTGTGAGTTCGCAATTCTTAACCGGTCTTCTTATTGCCCTACCTTTGTGCCTCTATGATTCCATCATAGATGTTATAGATCTCAAGAGCATGCCATATGTCAGGATGACCCTTTCACTTCTTAATGCCTTCGGGATATCCATTACCCATAATAAAGCCATGAACAGATTCACTGTAAGGGGGAATCAGAGATACAGGCCTTGTATCTACCGGGTTGAAGGCGATTGGTCAGGCGCTGCCTTTATCCTTGTGGCAGGTGCAATAGGCGGGAGTGTATTTGTCAAGGGACTTGATTTGGATTCTCCTCAGGCAGATAAGGCCATTTTGGAGGTTTTAAAGAATTCAGGAGCCAGGGTAACCATAGATAATGATTCTGTAATCGTGGAAAGAGATAGGCTTTGTGCATTCCAATTCGATGCCACTCACTGTCCGGACCTCTTTCCACCACTTGTGGCGCTGGCCAGTGCCTGTGAGGGAAAAAGCATAATTTACGGGTCTATGCGTTTAAGACATAAGGAAAGCAATCGCAGCAAAGCCCTTGCTTCTGAATTTGCCAAACTCGGTATAAAAGTAGAACAATTTTCTGATAGAATAGAGGTAACAGGAGGAAAGGTTAAGGGAGGCAGTATCAATCCCCATAATGACCACAGGATCGCCATGGCATGTGCTGTTGCTGGCATAAAGGGAATGGATGAAACAAAGATAGAAGATTGTGATTGTGTGTCTAAATCCTATCCCGACTTTTTCTCCCACTTGGAAATGCTCAAGGAAGGTATATGA